The genomic interval GCGGGGGCCGAGGACGGCTTCCCGCCCGACCGGCACGCCGGGATCTGGCGGTTCCTCGCCGATCACGACTTCCCGGTCACGATCCACGCGGGCGAGGCAGCGGGGGTCGCATCGATCGCCCAGGCCGTGCACGTGGGTCAGGCCGACCGCATCGGCCACGGTGTGCGGATCGTGGAGGACATCGCGTTCGGCACGGACGCGGACGGCTCGCCGCTCGCGACGCTCGGGTCGCTCGCGCACTGGGTGCGCGACCACCAGATCCCGCTCGAGGTGTGCCCGGTGTCGAACCTTCAGACGTCGGCGACGACCGCGAAGTCGGTGCGCGAGCACCCCATCACGCGGCTCAAGGAGCTCGACTTCGCGGTCACGCTCAACACCGACAACCGCCTGATGTCGCGCACGTCGATGTCGCACGAGATGCGCCTGCTCGTGACGGAAGCGGGCTGGTCGATCGACGACCTCGCGGACGTCACCATCGCGGCCGCCTGGGGCGCGTTCATGCACCACGACGAGCGCCGGGACCTCGTCGAGCACGTCATCGTCCCCGGGTACCAGAAGATCGAGGGGGCACAGCTGTGAGCACCGTCCCGACGACGCCGGCAGAGCTCGCGTCGTTCATCGACCACACCCTGCTCAAGCCGGAGGCGACCGACGCCGACGTGGTCGCGCTCGTCGAGGAGGGCGCCGGGCTGGGCGTGTTCTCGGTGTGCGTGTCGCCGACGTTCGTCGCGCTCGCGCACGAGACCGCGGCCGGTCGCCTCAAGGTCGCGACCGTGTGCGGGTTCCCGTCGGGCAAGCACGTCTCGTCCATCAAGGCCGCGGAGGCCGCGCGGTCGGTCGCCGACGGCGCCGACGAGGTCGACATGGTGATCGACGTGGGCGCGGCCAAGGCCGGTGACTTCGAGGCCGTCGAGGCCGACATCGCCGCGGTCCGCGCCGCCGTGCCGGGGGCCGGCTGCTCAAGGTCATCATCGAGTCGGCAGCGCTCGACGACGACGAGATCGTCGCGGTGTGCCGTGCCGCGGAGGCGGCGGGCGCCGACTACGTCAAGACCTCGACAGGCTTCCACCCGACCGGCGGTGCCACGGTCCACACGGTGTCGCTCATGGCCGACACGGTCGGCGGGCGCCTGGGCGTCAAGGCCAGCGGGGCATCCGCACCCTCCAGGACGCCCTTGCGGCGATCGAGGCGGGCGCGACGCGGCTGGGCATGTCGGCCGCGGCGGCGGTCCTGGCCGAGCTGGCGGGCGCTCCCGCGGCAGCCCCGCCGTCAGACTACTGATCGGCGCGTGACCTCGGGGCCGCGTCCGGACGCGGCCCGAGGTCACGCACGCGCGGCCCTCACAGGCCCAGCGCCGCGGCGATGTCGTGCTTGAGCGTCGCGAGCGTGGTGCGCGCCTCGGCCCGGGCGGCGCCCAGGGCGTCGAAGGTCGCATCGGGCGCGACGTCGCGCACCACCTCCAGGTAGCACTTGACCTTGGGTTCGGTGCCCGACGGCCGCACGATGACGCGCGTGCCGTCCTCGGTCAGCAGCCGCACGCCGTCGGTCGGGGAAGGCCGTCCGCGCCGTCGGCGAGGTCGAGCACGTCGACGACCGTGGACCCGGCGAGCGTGCGCGGCGGCTGCGAGCGCAGTCGCGCCATCGTGCCGGGGATGCCTGCGAGGTCCTCGAAGCGCACGGAGAGCTGGTCGGTCAGGTACAGGCCGTGCTGGCGGGCGAGGTCGTCGAGCCGGTCGACCAGCCCTCGCCCTTGTGCCTTGAGCCGGTTGGCGAGCTGGGCGACGAGCAGCGCGGCCGAGATGCCGTCCTTGTCGCGGACCCGTTGCGGGTCGCAGCAGTAGCCCAGCGCCTCCTCGTACCCGAAGGCGAGGCCGGGCGTGCGGGCGATCCACTTGAACCCGGTGAGCGTGGTGGCGTGAGCGAGGCCGTGCCGGGTCGCGATCGCGGCCAGCAGGCGGGAGGAGACGATCGAGCTCGCGAGCACAGGCCGGTCGCCGACGGCGTTCGCGTCCCTCCCGGCGGCCAGGTGCTCCGCGACGTCGTCGCCGAGCAGCGCGCCCACCTCGTCGCCGTGCAGCATGCGCCAGCCTTGCGACTTCGCCGTCTCCGCGCCCTGGTAGGTTCCCGCGCGCGGGTCGCGCACCGCGACGGCGCAGCGGTCGGCGTCCGGGTCGTTGGCGATGACGACGTCGGCCTGGGCGTCCTGGGCGACGGCGATCGCGAGGTCGATCGCGCCCTTCTCCTCCGGGTTGGGGAACACGACGGTGGGGAAGTCGGGGTCGGGCTCGGCCTGCTCCTCGACGGGCACGACGTGGGTGAAGCCGGCCTCGGCGAGCACCCGTGCGAGCACCGTGCCGCCGACGCCGTGCAGCGACGTCGTGACGATGCGCAGGTCGCGGGGGGCGTCGTCGGCGAGCGCGACGACCGTGGCGACGTAGTCGTCGACGATGTCGTGGCCGAGCACGGTCCAGCCGGACTGCGCGCGCGGCACGGCTGCGGCCGGGCCGACGGCGTCGATCCGCTCGGCGATGCGTGCGTCGAACGGCGGCACGATCTGCGTGCCCTGCCCGGCGCCGGGCACGACGCGACCGCCCAGGTAGACCTTGTAGCCGTTGTCGGCCGCCGGGTTGTGCGACGCGGTGACCATCACGCCCGCGTCCGCGGACAGGTGTCGCACCGCGAAGGACAGCACGGGCGTGGGCAGCGGTGAGGGCAGCAGCAGCACCTCGATGCCCTGCGCGGTCATGACGGCGGCGGTGTCGCGCGCGAAGTCCGCGGAGCGGTGCCGCGCGTCGAAGCCGACCACCACGCGCGGGGTCGCGTCGCCGAGCTCGCCGCGCAGGTAGGCCCCAGGCCCGCGGCCGCACCGACGACGACGGCGCGGTTCATGCGGTTGGGTCCGGCGGCCATCGCGCCGCGCAGGCCGGCGGTGCCGAACGCGAGACGCGTGGCGAACCGGTCGCGCAGCTCGGCCTGGGCCTGGACGGCGCCCGGCGTGCCCCCGCCGGCGCGGGCCACGAGCGCACGCAGCTCCGCCTTGTCGGCGTCGTCGACGTCGGCGCGCTCCCACGCCTCGGCCGCGGCGAGCGCGGACGCCAGCGAGTCGTCCTTGAGGTCGGTCACGACAGCCCCCGGGGGTCAGACGAGCTTGACGATGCGGGCGAGCAGGTCGCTGATGACGGGGGCGGCCTTGGCCCCGGCCTCCAGCACCTCCTCGTGCGAGAGCGGCTGCGGGCTGACGCCGGCCGCGAGGTTCGTCACGAGCGACATGCCCAGCACCTCCATGCCGCAGTGGCGGGCGGCGATCGCCTCCAGCCCCGTCGACATGCCCACCAGGTCGGCGCCGAGCACGCCTGCCATGCGCACCTCGGCGGGCGTCTCGTAGTGCGGGCCGTGGAACTGCGCGTAGACGCCGTCGGGCAGCGTGGGCTCGACCTGGCGGGCGAGGTCGCGCAGCCGGGGGAGTACAGGCCGGTGAGGTCGACGAACGTCGCACCCTCCAGCGGCGAGGCACCCGAGAGGTTGAGGTGGTCCTTGATGAGGACGACCTGACCGGGACGCCACGCCATGTGCAGGCCGCCGCAGCCGTTGGTCAGCACGACGGTCTCGGCGCCCGTCGCGGCCGCGGTGCGCACGCCGTGGGCGACGCGGCGCACGCCGCGCCCCTCGTACAGGTGGGTGCGCGACCCGAGCACCAGCACGTTGCGTGTCGAGCCGTCGGCACGCTCGACGCGGATCGATCGCGTGGTGCCGACGTGGCCCGCGACCGACGGCTTGGCGAAGCCCGGGATCTCGTGCGACGGGATCTCCGCGACGACGTCGCCCAGCAGCTCGGCGGCCCCGCCCCAGCCCGAGCCCAGCACCAGGGCGACGTCGTGGCCCTCGACGCCCGAGGCGCGGGCGATGTGCTCCGCGGCGGCGCGCGCGACGTCGAACGGGTCGGTCGCCGGGTCGTCGAGATCAGGCACGGAAGCGGCATTGCTGGTCATGGTCCGAGGCTAACCTCCCGGCTGCAACAATGTCGGCCGTGAGAAGCCACGCGACCACAGACACCGCAGTCAGCGACGGCCAGCGCGTCGTCATCCTGGGCGGGGCCCCGGCGGGTATGAGGCGGCTCTCGTCGCGAGGCGCCTGGGAGCGCGGGTCACGGTCGTCGAGCGGCACGGGCTGGGCGGTGCCGCGGTGCTCACCGACGTCGTGCCGTCCAAGACGCTCATCGCGACGGCCGAGTGGCTGACCCTCGCCGAGGCGGCACCCGAGCTGGGCGTGCGCGGTACCACGGCCACATCGGCGGCGCGGCCCGACGTCGACCTGGCGGCCGTCAACGCGCGCGTGCGCGAGCTCGCCGCCGCGCAGTCGGTCGACATCCGGGCGCGGCTCGAGCGCGAGGGGGTCGAGATCGTCACCGGGCACGGGCGGCTGGCCGGGCCGTCGCGCGTCGCCGTCGCCGCGGACGCGGACGCGAACGCCGAGACGACGCTCGACGCCGACACCGTGCTCATCGCCGTCGGCGCCACGCCGCGCACGCTGCCGACCGCCATGCCCGACGGCGAGCGGATCCTCACCTGGACGCAGCTGTACTGCCTCGACACGCTGCCCGAGCGGCTCGTCGTCGTCGGGTCGGGTGTCACGGGTGCCGAGTTCGCGGGCGCCTACCGCGCGCTCGGCTCGGACGTCGTGCTGGTCTCCTCGCGTGACCGCGTGCTGCCGGGGGAGGACGAGGACGCCGCGCAGCTTCTCGAAGGAGTGTTCCGGGGGCGCGGCATGGAGGTCATGTCCCGGTCGCGCGCCGCGTCCGCGCAGCGCACGGCCGACGGCGTCTCGGTCACGCTCGCCGACGGGCGCGTCGTCGAGGGGTCGCACGTGCTCGTCGCCGTCGGGGCGGTGCCCGCGACGGCGGGCCTGGGACTCGCGGAGGCGGGCATCGAGCTGAGCGAGGGCGGGCACGTCGTCGTCGACAGGGTCTCGCGCACGTCGGTGCGCGGCGTCTACGCGGCGGGCGACTGCACGGGCGTGCTGCCGCTCGCGTCGGTCGCGGCCCAGCAGGGGCGCATCGCCATGGCGCACGCGCTGGGCGACGCCGTCGAGCCGCTGCGGCTGGGCAGCGTGGCGGCGAACATCTTCACCGAGCCCGAGATCGCGACGGTCGGGTACGGCGAGAAGTACCTGCGCGAGCACGCCATCCGCTTCGTGACCTCGACGCTGCCGCTCGCACGCAACCCGCGGGCCAAGATGCTCGGCATGCGCGACGGGTTCGTCAAGCTGTTCGCGCACCCCGAGGCGGGTGTGGTGCTGGGCGGCGTCGTGGTCGCGCCCCGCGCGAGTGAGCTGATCTTCCCCATCACGCTGGCGGTCGCGCACCGCCTCACGGTCGACGACGTGGCGAGCGCCTTCACCGTCTACCCGTCGCTGTCCGGTTCCATCGCGGAGGGCGCGCGCGTACTGCACGGGCAGGTCAGTCCGGGCGCGTGACCGCGTAGCATCGGACGGTGCTCCTTCAGCTGACCCCCGCCGAAGCGCTCGGCCTGGCCTCGATGAGCGGCGCCGGACTGCCGTCCTTCGTGACGTCGGTCTCCGCCGATGCCGACACCGTCCGCGTCACCGCCGACCTGCGCAGGCTCGGCGAGCTCCCCGGGCCGCTCAAGCTCGCGGCCCGGCTGACGCCCGTCGTGCGCGCCGACGTGCGCGTGCTGGGCTTCGCGGACGGCCGGGCGACCCTCGAGGTGGAGGCCCATGCCGGCGGGCTGCCGGTCGGCAAGCTGCTCGGGCTGCTCGCCGGCCCGCTCTCGGCACGGATCGCCGCCCAGGGGCTGCCGGACGACGCGATCGCGATCCGACCCGACGCGAGCGTCGTCGTGGACGTCGAGGCGCTGCTGGCCGCGCGGCTGCCCGGCCTGACGGTCACCGACGTGCGCGTCGAGGGCGGCGAGGTCGTCGTCCGGGCTGCGGTCGGCTGACGCGGCGCGGCGGTGCGACGGCGTGCGCAGGGCCCCGAGCCCTACGGGACGCCTTCGAAGAGCCCCTGCCCGACGTACCCCTGGCCGTCCGCGACGCCGGGCGGTACCGCCCACAGGCCTGACCCCGTGTGCCGCAGATACTCGCTCATGAGGTCGTTCTTGGCGAGCGTGTTCTGCATCGGCACGAACTGGCGTTCCGGGTCGCGCACGAACGCGAGGAAGAACAGGCCCGCGTCGAGCCGGCCGAGGCCGTCGGAACCGTCGGTGTAGTTGTAGCCGCGGCGCAGCATGCGCGCACCGCCGTTGGCCGTCGGGTGTGCGAGGGCCACGTGCGAGGCCGGGTCGATGAGCGGGGTGCCCTCGCGCCCCGCACGCGCGAAGTCGGGCTCGGTCGTCTCCTGGCCGCCCGACAGGGGAGCGCCCGTGCCCTTGGTGCGTCCGACGACGGTCTCCTGCTCGCGCAGCGAGCTGCGGTCCCACGTCTCGATGGTCATGCGGATGCGCCGCGCCACCAGGTAGGTGCCGCCCGCGAGCCAGCCGGCCGCCGGGTCGTCGCCGGGCGCGACCCAGACGTGCTCGTCGAGGGCCGCGCCGTCCTCCGCGAGGATGTTGGCGGTGCCGTCCTTGAAGCCGAACAGGTTGCGCGGCGTCGTCTGCGCCGACGAGGTGCGCGCGGTGCGCCCGTAGCCGAGCTGGCTCCAGCGCACCTGGGCCGTGCCGAACGCGAGGCGCGCCAGGTTGCGCACGGCGTGGACCGCGACCTGCGGGTCGTCGGCGCACGCCTGCACGGCGAGGTCGCCGCCGCAGCGCGCGTCCTCCAGCACGTCCCCGGGAAGTGCGGCAGGTCCGCGAGCAGCGCGGGACGGCGTGCGGCGAGGCCGAAGCGGTCGCGGCCGTCGGCGTCGGCGAACAGCGACGGCCCGAACCCGAACGTGATCGTCAGGTTGCCGGGCGTGAGCTCCAGCGCCTCGCCCGTGTCGTCGGGCGGGGCCTCGTACGGGCCGCCCACCGGGCCGAGCTCGCCTGCGGGCAGGCCGCGCGTCATGCGCTCGGCCGCGAGCGTCCAGCGGCGCAGCAGGTCGACGACGTCGTCGCGCGACGACGTCGTGAGGTCGAACGTGGCGAAGTGCAGCCGGTCCTGGGCGGTGGTGGTGATGCCGGCCTGGTGGGCTCCGTGGAACGGCACGACGTGGTCCGGCGCGGCGGAGGCGGCGGGCGCGGTCGCGCGGCCGGTGCCGAACCCGCCCGCGAACCCTGCCGCGAGCGCGGCGAGACCCGCCCCGCCCGCGCCCAGCAGGGCGCGGCGGGACGGGCCGCGGGGGTCTCGGCGGGTGCGCCCGCCGAGACGGGGTCGTGCTCGGTCACAGCACCACCGAGGCCGTCAGACGGCTCAGCGGTTCGCTCAGCGCGTCGACGGCTGCCGCGAGCTCCTTGACCTGGGTCTCGCTCAGGTCGGTGTAGGCGACGAACCCGTCGCCCTGCGTGTACCCGTCGAGCAGGGTCTGCAGCTCGCCGAAGCGCGTGTCGAGCTGGGTGGCCAGGTCGGCGTCCTTGGCGGTGACGACGTCGCGCAGGTCCTCGAACGCGACGCGGGCGCCGTCGACGTTGGCCTGGAAGTCCCACAGGTCGGTGTGCGACCAGATCTCCTCCTCGCCGGTGACCTTGCCGGTGGCGACCTCGTCGAGCAGGCCCTTGGCGCCGTTGCCGATCGCGGCGGCGTCGATGGCGTCGGGGAAGTCGGCGGCGTGGACGCGTGCGTCGAGCTCCTGGGTGTCGGCGAGGAGCTGGTCGGCGTACTGGGCGCGCTGCTCGGCGCTCAGCGGCGTGTAGGCGGTGCCGCCGTTGGCCTCGGGGGCGGGCTGCCACAGGTCCTTCTCCAGCAGGTGCCAGCCGGTCCACTCCTGGCCGTCCTCGAGGTCGGCCTCGCGCAGGTCCATGCGCGGGTCGAGGTCGCCGAACGACTCGGCGACGGGCTCGATGCGCTCCCAGTGGACGCGGGTGGGGGCGTACAGGTCGCGGGCGGTGTCGTCGTCGCCCGCCTTGTAGGCGGCGACGAACTCCTGCGTGCCGGCCAGGAGCTGCTCGGTCTGGTCCTTGACGTAGGCGACGTACGACGTCGTCGCGGCGGCGATCTGGTCGGCGACCGCGCCCGTCGGCGCGACGTCGGCGCCCGAGTCGGTCACCGTGAAGGCCGCGCGGATGCCGTCGCCCACCATGCCGGGCTTGCAGGCCGTCTGGTAGGTGCCGGGCTTGGCCGTGAGGACGAGGTCGCGTGACAGGCCGGGGCCGATGTTCTCGACCTCGCTGATGATCCGCAGGCCGTCCTCGGCGAGCAGGTAGAACTCGGTGACGTCGTCGCCGTCGTTGGTGACGTTGAAGACGACGTTGCCCGACGGCGCCTCGTCGGTCGACAGCGTGCACGCGTCGGCGGTGCTGCTCACCGTGACGGTCGCGGGTCCGTCGCCGTCGCCGGGCGCGGCGGCCGGGTCGTTGGGCGTGCACGCGCCGGTGGCGAGCGCGGCGGCGGCGAGCGCGGCGAGCGGGAGCGATCGGGTCAGGGGCCGGGGTGTGCGGGACACGGGGTTCCTTCGGGTCGGGGCGTGGTGCGTCGGGGCGTGGTGCGTCGGGATGAGGTCAGGCGGAGACGGTCTGCTGCGCGGCCGGCGTCGTCGCCGG from Xylanimonas allomyrinae carries:
- a CDS encoding adenosine deaminase, coding for MTDDRLVDLVPELPKVLLHDHLDGGLRPQTVLELADAVGHRLPVEDADSLADWFQQAADSGSLVRYLETFDHTIAVMQTPEALARVAKEAVLDLAADGVVYAEQRWAPEQHLTKGLSLPETVEAVQAGIDEGIALAAADGRTIRVGQIVTAMRHADRWSEIAELAVSYRGAGVVGFDIAGAEDGFPPDRHAGIWRFLADHDFPVTIHAGEAAGVASIAQAVHVGQADRIGHGVRIVEDIAFGTDADGSPLATLGSLAHWVRDHQIPLEVCPVSNLQTSATTAKSVREHPITRLKELDFAVTLNTDNRLMSRTSMSHEMRLLVTEAGWSIDDLADVTIAAAWGAFMHHDERRDLVEHVIVPGYQKIEGAQL
- a CDS encoding NAD(P)H-quinone dehydrogenase, whose product is MGARVTVVERHGLGGAAVLTDVVPSKTLIATAEWLTLAEAAPELGVRGTTATSAARPDVDLAAVNARVRELAAAQSVDIRARLEREGVEIVTGHGRLAGPSRVAVAADADANAETTLDADTVLIAVGATPRTLPTAMPDGERILTWTQLYCLDTLPERLVVVGSGVTGAEFAGAYRALGSDVVLVSSRDRVLPGEDEDAAQLLEGVFRGRGMEVMSRSRAASAQRTADGVSVTLADGRVVEGSHVLVAVGAVPATAGLGLAEAGIELSEGGHVVVDRVSRTSVRGVYAAGDCTGVLPLASVAAQQGRIAMAHALGDAVEPLRLGSVAANIFTEPEIATVGYGEKYLREHAIRFVTSTLPLARNPRAKMLGMRDGFVKLFAHPEAGVVLGGVVVAPRASELIFPITLAVAHRLTVDDVASAFTVYPSLSGSIAEGARVLHGQVSPGA
- the efeO gene encoding iron uptake system protein EfeO, which produces MSRTPRPLTRSLPLAALAAAALATGACTPNDPAAAPGDGDGPATVTVSSTADACTLSTDEAPSGNVVFNVTNDGDDVTEFYLLAEDGLRIISEVENIGPGLSRDLVLTAKPGTYQTACKPGMVGDGIRAAFTVTDSGADVAPTGAVADQIAAATTSYVAYVKDQTEQLLAGTQEFVAAYKAGDDDTARDLYAPTRVHWERIEPVAESFGDLDPRMDLREADLEDGQEWTGWHLLEKDLWQPAPEANGGTAYTPLSAEQRAQYADQLLADTQELDARVHAADFPDAIDAAAIGNGAKGLLDEVATGKVTGEEEIWSHTDLWDFQANVDGARVAFEDLRDVVTAKDADLATQLDTRFGELQTLLDGYTQGDGFVAYTDLSETQVKELAAAVDALSEPLSRLTASVVL